The Kordia sp. SMS9 genome window below encodes:
- a CDS encoding glyceraldehyde-3-phosphate dehydrogenase, with the protein MSFNEIYEKELTFQADRRRATVEFIKNVSDLWYDKSIELVLFRNQLIDRNVSEILNLHEYAGQFVQKPISIFDTVEIAQAIAKIDLPPSKIDIGKLTYEYHLEDNQYANATSFVVDKLSDAKKSNGITPKDVVLYGFGRIGRLLARELMTRTGRGNQLRLRAIVTRGNVDKTVLEKRASLLRNDSVHGDFPGTVGVDVKNSALIINGTTVHVISANAPEDIDYTDYGINSALIIDNTGAFRDKEALSRHLVPNGADKVLLTAPGKGVPNIVHGVNHAEHNPDEVDIWSAASCTTNAITPVLKVIEDSFGLRHGHLETIHAYTNDQNLVDNMHKKYRRGRAAALNMVITETGAGKAVSKALPSLEGKLTSNAIRVPVPNGSLAILNLEVENATSKDGVNTIMKKYALEGDLVEQIKYELNDELVSSDIVGSSAPSIFDSKATIVREDGKNIILYVWYDNEYGYSHQVIRLAKYISKVRRFTYY; encoded by the coding sequence ATGAGTTTTAATGAAATTTACGAAAAGGAACTCACTTTTCAAGCAGATAGACGTCGTGCTACTGTTGAATTTATTAAGAATGTAAGCGATTTATGGTACGATAAATCTATTGAATTGGTTCTTTTTAGAAATCAACTGATTGACCGAAATGTTAGTGAAATTTTGAATCTTCATGAATATGCAGGTCAATTTGTACAAAAACCGATCTCAATTTTTGATACGGTAGAAATTGCACAAGCCATTGCTAAGATTGATTTGCCGCCATCTAAAATTGATATCGGGAAATTAACCTACGAATATCATTTAGAAGACAATCAGTATGCAAACGCAACTTCGTTTGTGGTTGACAAGTTAAGCGACGCTAAAAAATCGAATGGAATTACACCGAAAGATGTAGTTTTATATGGTTTTGGACGTATCGGTCGTTTATTAGCTAGAGAACTTATGACGCGTACTGGACGTGGAAATCAATTACGCTTGCGCGCGATTGTAACTCGCGGAAATGTAGACAAAACGGTTTTAGAAAAAAGAGCTTCGTTATTACGCAACGATTCTGTACATGGAGATTTCCCAGGAACGGTTGGAGTTGACGTTAAAAATTCTGCCTTAATCATTAATGGAACTACAGTTCATGTAATTTCGGCAAATGCTCCAGAAGATATTGATTATACCGATTACGGAATCAACAGTGCGCTTATTATTGACAATACTGGCGCGTTTAGAGATAAAGAAGCCTTATCAAGACATTTAGTACCAAATGGTGCCGATAAAGTATTGTTAACAGCTCCAGGAAAAGGTGTTCCTAATATTGTACACGGTGTAAATCACGCGGAACATAATCCAGATGAAGTGGATATTTGGTCTGCCGCTTCCTGTACAACCAATGCCATTACGCCCGTTTTAAAAGTCATTGAAGATTCTTTTGGATTGCGTCACGGACACTTAGAAACGATTCACGCCTATACCAACGATCAAAACTTGGTAGACAATATGCACAAAAAATACCGTCGTGGTAGAGCAGCCGCTTTAAACATGGTCATTACTGAAACTGGTGCTGGAAAAGCCGTTTCAAAAGCATTGCCATCGTTGGAAGGAAAATTAACGTCAAACGCAATTCGTGTTCCCGTACCAAACGGTTCGTTGGCAATTTTGAACTTAGAAGTTGAAAATGCTACTTCAAAAGATGGTGTCAACACAATTATGAAAAAATATGCATTGGAAGGCGATTTGGTAGAACAAATTAAATACGAGTTGAACGACGAATTGGTGTCTTCAGATATTGTAGGTTCTTCAGCGCCATCCATATTTGATAGCAAAGCAACGATTGTTCGTGAAGACGGAAAAAACATCATTTTGTATGTTTGGTATGATAATGAATACGGATATTCGCATCAAGTGATTCGATTGGCAAAATACATTTCAAAAGTAAGACGCTTTACGTATTACTAA
- a CDS encoding chaperone modulator CbpM, with amino-acid sequence MERKDLISIQQFCIHYNIPSSFINALQEYELVEIIVSNDTHYIKTTQISHLEKIMRLHFELNINLEGVDVIYNLLKRIEYLQNEVTTLKNQLRRYEDF; translated from the coding sequence ATGGAAAGAAAAGATTTAATATCAATTCAGCAATTTTGCATACATTATAATATTCCATCTTCTTTTATCAATGCTTTGCAGGAGTATGAATTGGTCGAAATTATAGTTTCAAACGATACACATTACATCAAAACCACTCAAATAAGCCATTTGGAAAAGATCATGCGTTTGCATTTTGAATTAAACATAAATTTAGAAGGCGTAGATGTTATTTACAATTTATTAAAACGAATAGAGTACTTACAAAATGAAGTCACAACGCTCAAAAATCAATTAAGACGTTATGAAGATTTTTAA
- the rplS gene encoding 50S ribosomal protein L19, whose product MEALIKFVQDEFVTTKDFPEFAAGDTITVYYEIREGEKTRTQFFRGVVIQRRGSGSTETFTIRKMSGTVGVERIFPVNLPALQRIEVNKRGKVRRARIFYFRGLTGKKARIKERRFK is encoded by the coding sequence ATGGAAGCTTTAATTAAATTTGTACAAGACGAATTTGTTACAACAAAAGATTTTCCTGAATTTGCAGCAGGAGACACTATTACAGTTTATTATGAAATCCGTGAAGGTGAAAAAACACGTACTCAGTTTTTTAGAGGCGTTGTAATTCAACGTAGAGGTTCAGGTTCAACGGAAACTTTTACTATCAGAAAAATGTCTGGAACAGTAGGTGTAGAACGTATTTTCCCAGTTAATTTGCCAGCACTTCAACGTATTGAAGTAAACAAAAGAGGTAAAGTTCGTAGAGCACGTATCTTCTACTTTAGAGGTCTTACTGGTAAGAAAGCTAGAATTAAAGAGAGAAGATTTAAATAA
- a CDS encoding prohibitin family protein: MKVFYYVLVFLFLFSSCVVVRQDEVAVKRRQGKLIGEPISQTARIYNPLVTTYIKVPTRIVNFKINLDIPSKEGLTIGSEMSILYRVKSSEVKDLLENVGMNYEQELIAPVFRSALADVSARFMAKDMHTGNRASIEEEVKNMINGTLDKKGIVIEQVLMKRIVLPESLSAAIEQKLTAEQRAQQMKFVLERERLENERKLIEAKGIAQANIVEAEGKAKANQELNKGLNELILRLRAIEAFEKLSKSPNAKVIITNGKTPFIVDDK, from the coding sequence ATGAAAGTATTTTATTATGTATTGGTTTTTCTATTTCTTTTTAGTTCATGTGTTGTAGTGCGTCAAGACGAAGTCGCTGTGAAACGTCGGCAGGGAAAATTGATTGGAGAACCCATAAGTCAAACAGCTAGGATTTATAATCCTTTAGTGACGACTTATATAAAAGTGCCAACTCGTATTGTTAATTTTAAGATTAATTTAGACATCCCATCAAAAGAAGGGTTAACGATTGGTTCTGAAATGTCAATTTTATATCGTGTAAAATCGAGTGAGGTAAAGGATTTACTTGAAAATGTAGGAATGAATTATGAACAGGAATTAATAGCTCCTGTATTTCGTTCTGCATTAGCAGATGTAAGTGCAAGGTTTATGGCAAAAGATATGCATACAGGAAACCGAGCTTCTATTGAAGAAGAAGTTAAGAATATGATTAATGGGACTTTAGATAAAAAAGGAATTGTGATTGAGCAAGTGTTGATGAAGCGTATTGTACTTCCAGAGTCTTTATCTGCAGCAATTGAACAAAAACTTACGGCAGAGCAACGTGCACAACAAATGAAATTTGTTTTAGAAAGAGAACGTTTAGAAAATGAACGTAAACTTATTGAAGCAAAAGGTATAGCACAAGCTAATATTGTGGAAGCAGAAGGAAAAGCTAAGGCAAATCAAGAGTTAAATAAAGGTTTAAACGAATTAATTTTGCGCTTACGAGCGATTGAAGCTTTTGAAAAGCTCAGTAAATCACCAAATGCTAAAGTGATTATTACGAATGGAAAAACACCTTTTATTGTTGACGATAAATAA
- the trxA gene encoding thioredoxin, which translates to MKRNFNDIIDSEVPVLVDFFADWCGPCKMLAPILKQVKEELGDAVKVIKIDVDKNQPLAAKYQVRGVPTMLLFKNGKQLWRQSGVLQKNDIVSVIQQHF; encoded by the coding sequence ATGAAGCGTAATTTTAATGATATCATAGATTCTGAAGTACCCGTTTTAGTTGATTTTTTTGCTGACTGGTGTGGTCCGTGTAAAATGTTAGCTCCCATTTTAAAACAAGTAAAAGAAGAGTTAGGAGATGCTGTTAAGGTGATAAAGATTGATGTGGATAAAAATCAGCCATTAGCAGCAAAATATCAAGTTAGAGGTGTGCCCACAATGTTGCTTTTTAAAAATGGTAAGCAATTGTGGCGACAATCTGGCGTGCTTCAAAAGAATGATATTGTTTCTGTGATTCAACAGCATTTCTAG
- a CDS encoding DnaJ C-terminal domain-containing protein, translating to MAFIDYYKVLGISKTASEQDIKKAYRKLARKYHPDVNPNDKTAEHKFKEINEAHEVLSNAENRKKYDAYGEHWQNAEAYEQAKQNQEYQRRAQARSGGYSEQDFSDIFGSMFSGGSTRHREVKFKGHDYNAELQLDLKEVYTSHKRTLTVNTKNIRITIPAGVENGQIIKIKGHGGQGINGGPNGDLFIQFSIINNTKFKRDKENLYTTVNLDVYKAMLGGELMADTFDGKVKLTVKPETQNLTKVKLKGKGFPKYKKEGQFGDLYITYQLQIPTNLSEKEKELIKELQNLR from the coding sequence ATGGCATTTATAGATTATTATAAAGTATTGGGTATTTCCAAAACGGCTTCCGAGCAGGATATTAAAAAAGCCTATCGTAAACTTGCACGTAAGTATCATCCAGATGTAAACCCAAATGATAAAACGGCTGAACATAAATTTAAAGAAATTAATGAAGCCCACGAAGTATTGAGCAATGCAGAAAATCGTAAAAAGTATGATGCGTACGGAGAACATTGGCAAAATGCGGAAGCGTATGAGCAAGCAAAACAAAATCAAGAATACCAACGTAGGGCACAAGCTAGATCTGGCGGTTATTCTGAACAAGATTTTTCAGATATTTTTGGAAGCATGTTTAGTGGTGGTTCTACCAGACATAGAGAAGTTAAATTTAAAGGACATGACTACAATGCCGAATTACAACTCGATTTAAAAGAAGTATATACTTCACACAAAAGAACGCTAACGGTAAATACTAAAAATATTAGAATTACCATTCCTGCAGGAGTTGAAAATGGACAAATTATAAAAATAAAAGGGCATGGAGGACAAGGAATTAATGGAGGACCAAATGGCGATTTATTTATTCAGTTTTCCATAATAAACAATACTAAATTTAAGCGAGACAAAGAAAATTTATATACTACTGTCAATTTAGATGTGTACAAAGCAATGTTGGGAGGTGAGCTAATGGCAGACACTTTTGATGGTAAAGTAAAGCTCACTGTTAAGCCTGAAACTCAGAATTTGACAAAGGTAAAACTAAAAGGAAAAGGCTTTCCAAAATATAAAAAAGAAGGACAATTTGGTGATTTATACATCACATATCAACTACAAATTCCAACGAATTTATCTGAAAAAGAAAAAGAACTTATTAAAGAATTGCAAAATCTAAGGTAA
- a CDS encoding DUF6095 family protein: MTKRTNKAVLSKGIKLMFGSLFCMFAGPTIIHSAFKNQEHPLYIPVLIVGLLIAATAIFLAFKGLKKIMDSMFN; this comes from the coding sequence ATGACAAAAAGAACAAATAAAGCAGTATTATCAAAAGGAATCAAGTTGATGTTTGGCTCGTTATTCTGCATGTTTGCTGGTCCAACAATAATACATTCTGCATTCAAAAATCAAGAACATCCACTCTACATTCCTGTACTCATAGTGGGATTACTAATTGCGGCGACTGCCATATTTTTAGCGTTTAAAGGCTTAAAAAAAATAATGGATTCCATGTTCAACTGA
- the murQ gene encoding N-acetylmuramic acid 6-phosphate etherase — protein sequence MEFIKTTEQDSKYNHLEKMSVSELLTNINKEDQTVPLAVSKVISQIENLVTEIVSRMKNGGRLFYIGAGTSGRLGIVDASECPPTFGVPHELVVGLIAGGDTAIRKAVEFAEDDTQQGWKDLQEHKISENDTVIGIAASGTTPYVISALKQCNTHNILTGCITCNHNSPLSKVSQHPIEVIVGAEFVTGSSRMKAGTAQKLVLNMISTAVMIQLGKVKGNKMVDMQLSNHKLVERGVKMIMAELQVSVEVAKDLLNKYKNVRKAISSYDKKNK from the coding sequence ATGGAATTCATCAAAACAACAGAGCAAGATTCAAAGTACAATCATTTAGAAAAAATGAGCGTCTCGGAACTACTAACGAACATAAACAAGGAAGATCAAACAGTTCCGCTTGCAGTTTCAAAAGTAATTTCACAAATAGAAAATTTAGTTACTGAAATTGTTTCAAGAATGAAAAATGGCGGTCGTTTGTTCTACATTGGTGCTGGCACAAGCGGACGACTCGGAATTGTAGATGCTTCTGAATGTCCACCAACTTTCGGAGTTCCACATGAACTCGTAGTCGGACTCATCGCTGGTGGCGATACTGCCATTCGCAAAGCTGTCGAATTCGCCGAAGACGATACCCAACAAGGCTGGAAAGATCTTCAAGAACACAAAATCTCCGAAAACGATACTGTTATTGGAATTGCTGCTTCTGGCACAACTCCGTATGTCATTAGTGCCTTAAAACAATGTAACACACATAACATACTTACAGGTTGTATTACCTGTAATCACAACAGTCCATTATCAAAAGTTTCCCAACATCCTATAGAAGTCATCGTTGGCGCTGAATTCGTAACAGGAAGTTCGCGAATGAAAGCGGGAACTGCGCAGAAACTAGTGCTAAACATGATTTCTACCGCCGTAATGATTCAACTAGGAAAAGTAAAAGGGAACAAAATGGTAGACATGCAATTAAGCAATCACAAACTTGTAGAACGCGGAGTAAAAATGATTATGGCAGAATTACAAGTTTCAGTAGAAGTTGCCAAGGACCTTTTAAACAAATACAAAAACGTACGAAAAGCAATCTCAAGCTATGACAAAAAGAACAAATAA
- a CDS encoding AraC family transcriptional regulator, producing MKYFFLTTILFFVSFQINAQTNKESFRNLTYSALSDSVKKYRMIDTVKAASISDMYIEKARQESDIKKELRGLRIKSNIYRIHKRYALSHKISDSMIVLCKQNTLYDDLISTYMYKSITGDLLDFKNRLDYLYLALDISIRHKRSFYEYTIKNRIAGTLSSTGESVNSIMLNKELIQYTDNDNLSSEELEKLKANLNLKKSYNAIIKGYINLKDVDSASYYNELLKKQIFNNTEENAHFEKEFYLNASEINFLKGDYEAAKESFNKSLIYTTVNDNIGFEFRKSYLLGRIAFEEKKYAKCVEIIEAHLEINSCVTDNEGMFTKDSYQYLGKAYKKLANYERATHYFEKHIHSILELQRLRDKVIQSYKIKESLQYQKEIQLLLKKEESQQSKINYSILLSCLLLVAFLVYIFYKRKQNKRRFEVLLQKIAEVNTPTIINTQEKNIEKSADVSLKANTIEKISKGLQKLEAQEYFLNSECTITSIAKKLKTNPKYISYVIRIKHDKNFKTYINDFRINYALIRLKKDTKFRMFSIESISNEIGYRGSDTFNKHFKKRTGLLPSYYIKQLNKPENK from the coding sequence ATGAAATATTTTTTCTTAACTACCATTCTTTTCTTTGTTAGCTTTCAAATCAATGCGCAAACAAACAAAGAATCTTTTCGCAATCTTACCTATTCCGCTTTGTCCGATAGTGTAAAAAAGTATCGAATGATTGATACTGTAAAGGCAGCTTCTATTTCAGACATGTATATTGAAAAAGCACGACAAGAAAGCGATATTAAAAAAGAATTGAGAGGATTGCGTATAAAAAGTAATATCTACAGAATTCATAAAAGATATGCATTGAGTCATAAAATTTCGGATAGCATGATTGTTTTGTGCAAACAGAATACGCTTTATGATGATTTAATTTCTACATACATGTACAAATCTATTACAGGTGATCTGTTGGATTTTAAAAATAGACTAGATTATTTATACCTCGCTTTAGATATTTCTATACGACACAAAAGATCATTCTATGAGTACACTATAAAAAATAGAATTGCAGGCACATTGTCTTCAACTGGAGAATCGGTAAATTCTATTATGCTGAATAAAGAATTGATACAGTATACCGATAACGACAATCTTTCTTCTGAAGAATTAGAAAAATTAAAAGCAAATCTAAATTTAAAAAAATCTTATAATGCTATTATTAAAGGGTACATAAATCTCAAAGATGTAGATTCTGCAAGTTATTACAATGAGCTACTAAAAAAACAAATTTTCAACAACACAGAAGAAAATGCTCATTTTGAGAAAGAATTTTATTTGAATGCATCTGAAATTAATTTTCTAAAAGGTGATTACGAGGCTGCAAAAGAAAGTTTCAATAAATCACTCATATATACTACGGTGAATGATAATATTGGTTTCGAATTCCGAAAATCATACTTATTAGGAAGAATTGCGTTTGAAGAAAAGAAATATGCTAAATGTGTAGAAATCATAGAAGCACATTTGGAAATTAACTCCTGTGTTACTGACAACGAAGGAATGTTTACAAAAGATAGCTATCAATATTTAGGGAAAGCGTATAAAAAGTTAGCCAATTATGAGCGAGCAACGCACTATTTTGAAAAACATATTCATTCAATTTTGGAGCTTCAACGATTGCGTGATAAGGTTATACAATCCTATAAAATTAAAGAATCTTTACAGTATCAAAAAGAGATTCAATTATTGCTAAAAAAAGAAGAAAGTCAACAAAGCAAAATAAATTACAGTATCCTGTTGAGTTGTTTGCTTCTAGTAGCTTTTCTAGTATATATTTTTTATAAACGAAAACAAAACAAACGCCGATTTGAGGTATTGCTACAAAAAATAGCGGAAGTTAACACTCCTACTATTATCAATACTCAAGAAAAAAATATAGAAAAAAGTGCGGATGTTTCGTTAAAAGCAAACACTATTGAAAAAATTTCAAAAGGGCTGCAAAAGTTAGAAGCACAAGAATATTTTTTAAATTCGGAATGTACTATTACTTCCATTGCTAAAAAACTAAAAACAAATCCCAAATATATTTCCTATGTAATAAGAATAAAACACGATAAAAATTTTAAAACCTATATAAATGATTTTAGAATTAACTATGCTTTAATTCGCCTCAAAAAAGACACAAAGTTTAGAATGTTTTCAATTGAATCTATCAGTAATGAAATCGGCTATAGAGGTTCAGACACGTTTAACAAACATTTTAAAAAAAGAACCGGTTTGCTTCCTTCTTACTATATAAAACAACTCAATAAGCCAGAAAATAAGTGA
- a CDS encoding NADP-dependent isocitrate dehydrogenase: MAKSTKIIYTKTDEAPALATHSLLPIIKAFTASSGIDIETKDISLAGRVLANFSEYLTPAQRVSDALAELGELAKKPEANIIKLPNISASVPQLKATITELQSKGFAIPDYPEEAETEEEKAILANYNKVKGSAVNPVLREGNSDRRAPKAVKNYAKKNPHRMGAWSADSKTHVATMEAGDFRANEKSVTTEKATLANIEHTDTHGNKTILKEGIALLDGEIIDATLMSKKALLSFLEREIADTKDKGILFSLHMKATMMKVSDPIIFGHAVRVYFADLFEKYQTTFEEIGVDVNNGFGNLLNNLEELSAEKKEEIVGDIAVAMENGPDIAMVNSDKGITNLHVPSDVIIDASMPAMIRTSGQMWDADGKTQDTKAVIPDSSYAALYQVTIDFCKKHGAFDPATMGTVPNVGLMAQKAEEYGSHDKTFEITADGTVRVVDAEGNTLTEHSVETGDIWRMCQVKDAPIRDWVKLAVSRATATGWPTVFWLDAERAHDAELIKKVNLYLKDHNTEGLEIHILPLAEATQFTLERIKKGENAISVTGNVLRDYLTDLFPILELGTSAKMLSIVPLMNGGGLFETGAGGSAPKHVQQFNEEGHLRWDSLGEFLALAVSLEHLGSNYDNEKAIILSETLDDATDKFLENKKSPSRKVNELDNRGSHFYLALYWAQALATQNKDAELKAHFAPIAAKLAENEEKIVKELNNAQGSPMDIGGYYMPNDDVTAKAMRPSETFNTILASI, encoded by the coding sequence ATGGCAAAATCAACAAAGATTATCTACACGAAAACTGACGAAGCACCAGCATTAGCAACACATTCATTATTGCCCATAATAAAAGCATTCACAGCATCCTCAGGTATCGACATTGAAACAAAAGATATTTCTTTAGCAGGAAGAGTTTTAGCAAACTTCTCAGAATATTTAACTCCAGCACAACGCGTTTCAGATGCATTGGCTGAATTAGGAGAATTAGCAAAAAAACCAGAAGCAAACATCATCAAATTACCAAACATTAGCGCTTCTGTTCCACAATTAAAAGCCACTATTACCGAATTACAATCCAAAGGTTTCGCCATTCCTGATTATCCAGAAGAAGCTGAAACAGAAGAAGAAAAAGCAATCTTAGCCAACTATAACAAAGTAAAAGGTTCTGCCGTAAATCCTGTATTACGTGAAGGAAATTCTGATCGTAGAGCGCCAAAAGCGGTGAAAAATTACGCAAAGAAAAATCCACACAGAATGGGCGCTTGGTCTGCAGATTCTAAAACGCATGTAGCAACGATGGAAGCAGGAGATTTTCGCGCAAACGAAAAATCAGTCACGACTGAAAAAGCTACTTTAGCAAACATTGAACACACAGATACTCACGGAAATAAAACCATTTTAAAAGAAGGAATTGCATTATTAGACGGCGAAATTATTGATGCAACTCTCATGAGCAAAAAAGCATTGCTCTCATTCTTAGAAAGAGAAATTGCAGACACGAAAGACAAAGGAATCCTATTCTCGCTTCACATGAAAGCAACCATGATGAAAGTAAGCGATCCAATCATTTTTGGACATGCAGTGCGTGTATATTTTGCAGACTTATTTGAAAAATACCAAACTACGTTTGAGGAAATTGGTGTAGATGTCAACAATGGTTTTGGAAACTTACTAAACAATCTTGAAGAATTATCCGCTGAAAAGAAAGAAGAAATCGTGGGTGATATTGCTGTCGCAATGGAAAACGGTCCAGATATCGCTATGGTAAATTCTGATAAAGGCATTACCAACTTACACGTACCAAGTGATGTCATTATTGATGCTTCCATGCCAGCCATGATTCGTACTTCAGGACAAATGTGGGATGCAGACGGAAAAACGCAAGATACGAAAGCTGTCATTCCAGACAGTAGTTATGCAGCATTGTACCAAGTTACGATCGACTTTTGCAAAAAACACGGTGCGTTTGATCCTGCCACGATGGGAACAGTACCAAATGTAGGACTCATGGCACAAAAAGCCGAAGAATACGGTTCGCATGACAAAACCTTTGAAATTACTGCAGATGGAACAGTTCGTGTCGTAGATGCCGAAGGAAATACGCTTACAGAACATTCAGTAGAAACTGGAGATATCTGGAGAATGTGTCAAGTAAAAGATGCACCAATTCGCGACTGGGTAAAACTAGCTGTTAGCAGAGCAACCGCTACAGGTTGGCCAACAGTATTCTGGTTGGATGCAGAAAGAGCTCACGACGCAGAACTCATCAAAAAAGTAAATCTATACCTAAAAGATCACAATACAGAAGGATTAGAAATTCATATTCTTCCACTAGCAGAAGCAACACAATTCACACTAGAGCGTATCAAAAAAGGGGAAAATGCGATTTCGGTAACCGGAAACGTATTGCGTGATTACCTAACAGACTTATTTCCAATCTTAGAATTAGGAACGAGTGCAAAAATGTTATCAATTGTTCCATTAATGAATGGTGGCGGATTGTTTGAAACTGGCGCTGGTGGATCCGCTCCAAAACACGTGCAACAATTCAACGAAGAAGGACACTTACGTTGGGATTCCTTAGGAGAATTCTTAGCCCTAGCGGTTTCCTTAGAGCATTTAGGATCCAATTATGACAATGAAAAAGCAATCATCCTTTCGGAAACGTTGGACGATGCCACAGATAAATTCCTAGAAAACAAAAAATCGCCTTCACGCAAAGTAAACGAGCTAGACAATAGAGGAAGTCACTTCTACTTAGCACTATACTGGGCGCAAGCGTTGGCCACTCAAAACAAGGACGCCGAACTAAAGGCACACTTTGCTCCTATTGCTGCAAAATTAGCGGAAAATGAAGAAAAAATCGTCAAAGAACTCAACAATGCACAAGGTTCGCCTATGGATATTGGTGGGTATTACATGCCAAATGACGACGTAACAGCGAAAGCTATGCGACCAAGTGAAACATTTAATACAATTTTGGCATCTATCTAA
- a CDS encoding tRNA (guanine-N1)-methyltransferase produces the protein MKVKHLFPAFILCFSLFANAQNVAKNANLPLKEGPIDEQFEFILKNSNKYKNYKVVKRDWIEKLQKNVADSINAIQKDLSTEVEKVATQQIEIEKLKTDLATVNQKIEDLYTEKDSISLLGLQLSKGNYQTLMWGIIGVLAILWLFFTYRFKASNTITKEAKAKLAETEHEFEEHRKRALEREQQVRRKLQDEINKNKNNTAK, from the coding sequence ATGAAAGTGAAACACCTATTCCCAGCATTCATACTATGTTTCTCGCTATTTGCAAATGCGCAAAATGTAGCTAAAAACGCTAATTTACCACTAAAAGAAGGACCAATAGACGAACAATTTGAGTTCATTCTTAAAAATTCTAATAAATATAAAAACTACAAAGTTGTAAAGCGCGATTGGATTGAGAAGTTACAAAAGAATGTTGCAGATTCCATCAACGCCATTCAGAAAGACTTATCTACGGAAGTGGAAAAAGTAGCGACACAACAAATAGAGATTGAAAAATTAAAAACAGATTTGGCGACGGTAAATCAAAAAATTGAAGACCTTTATACGGAAAAAGACAGCATTTCATTGCTTGGTTTGCAATTGAGCAAAGGCAATTATCAAACCCTTATGTGGGGAATTATTGGCGTATTGGCAATTTTATGGTTATTTTTTACGTACCGATTCAAAGCGAGCAACACAATCACCAAAGAAGCTAAGGCAAAATTAGCAGAAACAGAACACGAATTCGAAGAACATAGAAAACGTGCGTTGGAACGTGAACAACAAGTGCGTAGAAAATTGCAAGACGAAATCAACAAGAACAAAAATAATACTGCCAAATAA
- the trmD gene encoding tRNA (guanosine(37)-N1)-methyltransferase TrmD, translated as MRIDIISVVPDLLRSPFEASILKRAIDKGIVEIHLHNLRDYATDNYKSIDDYQFGGGAGMVMMVGPIDRCLTDLKSQRDYDEVIYMTPDGNILNQGIANELSLKGNIIILCGHYKGVDQRVRDHFITREISIGDYVLSGGELGAAVLCDAIIRLIPGVLGNETSALTDSFQDNLLAPPVYTRPATYNDWEVPEILLSGNFPKIEAWREEQAYERTKKLRPDLLED; from the coding sequence ATGCGTATTGATATCATTTCCGTAGTTCCTGACTTATTAAGAAGTCCGTTTGAAGCTTCCATCTTAAAAAGAGCGATTGACAAAGGTATTGTGGAAATACATCTGCACAATTTGCGCGATTATGCAACCGATAACTACAAGTCTATTGACGATTATCAGTTTGGTGGCGGCGCAGGTATGGTGATGATGGTTGGTCCAATTGATCGTTGTTTGACCGATTTAAAATCGCAACGTGACTATGACGAAGTTATTTATATGACGCCTGATGGCAACATCCTAAATCAAGGAATTGCCAACGAACTTTCGCTCAAAGGAAACATCATTATTTTGTGCGGACATTATAAAGGTGTGGATCAGCGTGTGCGCGATCATTTTATTACTAGAGAAATTTCTATTGGTGATTATGTCCTATCGGGAGGAGAATTGGGCGCGGCTGTTTTGTGTGATGCTATCATTCGATTGATTCCTGGTGTATTAGGAAATGAAACCTCTGCCCTAACCGATTCGTTTCAAGACAATTTACTAGCGCCACCTGTATACACGCGACCAGCAACATACAATGATTGGGAAGTGCCTGAAATTTTATTATCTGGAAACTTTCCAAAAATAGAAGCTTGGCGCGAAGAACAAGCGTACGAACGTACCAAGAAATTACGACCGGATTTGTTGGAGGATTAA